From Cellulomonas fimi ATCC 484, a single genomic window includes:
- a CDS encoding GGDEF domain-containing protein, translated as MGRVTRRGTAEGTRRDHRSAAALVGVRGLATAAHRLDHCRTVDDVVEVVAAVGVEVLGATVVAVCRIEQDTARVLAAEPVPSDPRLRWRSRASYRADDRPALRMLIRERASWVAHAVDVTGRPVTADDAGAGDAVEIASLRDIDGASGLASPIVVNGTVWGQVYAMRRVGQPLFAVDDVAHAEVLAALAGGAVARVDLEAQVRHLVADDPLTGLANRRVADSAAEAALESGEETCIVMCDVDGLKRVNDDLGHDTGDDLLRSVADVLRRAADALPGAVAARIGGDEFCLVTVGRRRAEGAEVVAATVAEFPLPHGAAISYGIATTAVTGSVSARHLFRQADMAQYRAKRARARALRAAAPTTADPAVTAERVVVAGSAAIVAAQSGIVPRLCALAAAATETLGGAGWAVLMRRPGDAPESRPSAVARGGAPIDATAAESSTTVVEHGPWVVEIGVSATAATGEVVDTSLDALVAVAVLGAS; from the coding sequence ATGGGGCGCGTGACGCGCCGGGGCACCGCCGAGGGGACCCGCAGGGACCACCGGTCCGCTGCGGCGCTCGTCGGTGTCCGCGGTCTGGCCACCGCAGCGCACCGTCTGGACCACTGCCGCACGGTCGACGACGTCGTCGAGGTGGTCGCCGCGGTGGGCGTCGAGGTCCTCGGCGCGACGGTCGTCGCGGTGTGCCGCATCGAGCAGGACACGGCCCGGGTGCTCGCCGCCGAGCCGGTCCCGTCCGACCCGCGGCTGCGCTGGCGCAGCCGCGCGTCCTACCGTGCCGACGACCGCCCCGCGCTGCGCATGCTCATCCGGGAGCGCGCGAGCTGGGTCGCGCACGCCGTCGACGTCACGGGCCGCCCGGTCACGGCGGACGACGCCGGTGCGGGCGACGCGGTCGAGATCGCCTCGCTGCGGGACATCGACGGTGCGTCGGGGCTGGCGTCGCCGATCGTCGTCAACGGCACCGTCTGGGGCCAGGTGTACGCGATGCGCCGGGTCGGGCAGCCGCTGTTCGCGGTCGACGACGTCGCGCACGCGGAGGTGCTGGCCGCGCTCGCGGGTGGCGCGGTCGCGCGCGTCGACCTGGAGGCCCAGGTGCGGCACCTCGTCGCGGACGACCCGCTGACGGGGCTCGCGAACCGCCGGGTCGCGGACTCGGCCGCGGAGGCCGCGCTGGAGTCCGGCGAGGAGACGTGCATCGTCATGTGCGACGTCGACGGCCTCAAGCGGGTCAACGACGACCTCGGCCACGACACGGGCGACGACCTCCTGCGTTCCGTCGCGGACGTGCTGCGGCGCGCCGCGGACGCGCTGCCGGGGGCGGTGGCGGCGCGTATCGGCGGCGACGAGTTCTGCCTCGTGACCGTGGGCCGGCGGCGGGCCGAGGGCGCCGAGGTCGTCGCCGCGACGGTCGCCGAGTTCCCGCTGCCGCACGGCGCCGCGATCTCGTACGGCATCGCGACGACGGCCGTGACGGGCTCGGTCTCGGCGCGGCACCTGTTCCGGCAGGCGGACATGGCGCAGTACCGCGCCAAGCGAGCCCGGGCGCGCGCGCTGCGGGCCGCGGCGCCGACCACCGCGGACCCGGCGGTGACGGCCGAGCGGGTCGTCGTGGCGGGCTCGGCGGCGATCGTCGCGGCGCAGTCCGGCATCGTGCCGCGCCTGTGCGCGCTCGCGGCCGCCGCGACCGAGACGCTCGGCGGGGCCGGCTGGGCGGTGCTCATGCGGCGGCCCGGGGACGCACCCGAGTCGCGGCCGTCGGCGGTCGCGCGGGGCGGGGCGCCGATCGACGCGACCGCCGCGGAGTCGTCGACGACGGTGGTCGAGCACGGACCGTGGGTCGTCGAGATCGGCGTCTCGGCGACGGCGGCGACCGGCGAGGTCGTCGACACGTCGCTCGACGCGCTCGTCGCGGTGGCGGTGCTGGGCGCGTCCTGA
- a CDS encoding DUF6458 family protein, protein MGIGGGIALIVIGAILAFGVRDSIDAIDLTMIGYICIGAGVLALILALVINAQRSNTTHRQVVDQRTVGTVQAAPAPQATTPAVQAPAAPVQQTPVQPVQQTPPQTPPPSGY, encoded by the coding sequence ATGGGTATCGGAGGCGGCATCGCCCTGATCGTCATCGGCGCGATCCTCGCGTTCGGCGTCCGGGACAGCATCGACGCCATCGACCTGACGATGATCGGGTACATCTGCATCGGCGCGGGCGTGCTCGCGCTCATCCTGGCGCTCGTCATCAACGCCCAGCGCAGCAACACGACGCACCGCCAGGTCGTCGACCAGCGCACCGTCGGCACCGTCCAGGCCGCCCCGGCCCCGCAGGCGACGACCCCGGCCGTGCAGGCCCCGGCCGCTCCCGTGCAGCAGACGCCGGTGCAGCCCGTCCAGCAGACCCCGCCGCAGACCCCGCCCCCGAGCGGCTACTGA
- a CDS encoding helix-turn-helix transcriptional regulator, with product MNRTDRLYALAEELRRVGPRGTTSTRLAALFEVTTRTVKRDVSALQQAGVPVVAQPGPGGGYVLTGATLPPVALTPAQAVALALAVDALPPGSPFAVDARTARDKVLDALPPADRARASDLASRVWTRSPLTGAPAPAPAAGHLAERARPASGPPPSELPASDPSGSDVPAWDRPASDVPASDRPAPDRPASDGPASDGPASDLPTPAVLRAVEDALARRRVLAIRYVDGRGDASERRVEPMVLARMSGRWYLAAWCRTRRDVRWFRLDRVRRADVTPEVHEPRPVADVGTPPDDAHPVGRLDV from the coding sequence GTGAACCGGACCGACCGCCTGTACGCCCTCGCGGAGGAGCTGCGCCGCGTCGGGCCGCGGGGCACCACGAGCACGCGCCTCGCCGCCCTGTTCGAGGTCACGACGCGCACCGTCAAGCGCGACGTGAGCGCGCTGCAGCAGGCGGGCGTGCCCGTCGTGGCGCAGCCCGGGCCGGGTGGCGGGTACGTCCTGACGGGCGCGACGCTGCCGCCCGTCGCGCTCACGCCCGCGCAGGCCGTGGCGCTGGCGCTCGCGGTCGACGCCCTGCCGCCCGGCAGCCCGTTCGCCGTCGACGCCCGCACGGCCCGCGACAAGGTGCTCGACGCCCTGCCGCCCGCCGACCGCGCCCGCGCCTCCGACCTCGCGTCCCGCGTCTGGACGCGGTCACCTCTGACCGGCGCGCCCGCACCCGCACCGGCAGCCGGCCACCTGGCGGAGAGGGCACGACCCGCGTCGGGCCCGCCCCCGTCCGAGCTGCCCGCGTCCGACCCGTCCGGGTCCGACGTGCCCGCGTGGGACCGGCCCGCGTCCGACGTTCCCGCGTCCGACCGGCCCGCACCCGACCGGCCCGCGTCGGACGGGCCCGCGTCGGACGGGCCCGCGTCCGACCTGCCCACGCCGGCCGTGCTGCGGGCCGTCGAGGACGCCCTGGCGCGTCGTCGCGTCCTCGCGATCCGCTACGTCGACGGCCGCGGCGACGCGTCGGAGCGCCGGGTCGAGCCGATGGTCCTCGCGCGCATGTCCGGCCGCTGGTACCTCGCGGCGTGGTGCCGGACGCGCCGCGACGTGCGGTGGTTCCGGCTCGACCGCGTGCGCCGCGCCGACGTCACCCCGGAAGTGCACGAGCCGCGGCCGGTCGCCGACGTCGGGACGCCCCCGGACGACGCGCACCCCGTCGGGCGTCTCGACGTGTGA
- a CDS encoding alpha/beta fold hydrolase: MTTRTQLVLVPGFWLGGWAWDDVVPALRAAGVEPHPVTLPGLDPDDRGTDPAAVTRADHVRAVTDVVDALDGDVVLVGHSGGGAVVGEAVDRRPDRVRRAVYVDSGPLEDGAVLALDLPADAPGIPLPSWEELAAAGSSLDGIDADGLARFRARAVPHPGGVARGAVHVSDPRRFDVPVTAVCTSLPSEVLRTMVDGGPPLHTELGRYDVTYVDLPTGHWPMFSRPGDLAAVLVDAARA, from the coding sequence ATGACCACGCGAACACAGCTCGTCCTCGTCCCCGGCTTCTGGCTCGGCGGGTGGGCCTGGGACGACGTCGTCCCCGCCCTGCGCGCGGCCGGCGTCGAGCCGCACCCCGTCACCCTCCCGGGGCTCGACCCCGACGACCGGGGCACCGACCCCGCGGCCGTCACGCGCGCCGACCACGTGCGCGCCGTCACCGACGTCGTCGACGCGCTCGACGGCGACGTCGTGCTCGTCGGGCACTCCGGCGGCGGGGCCGTCGTCGGCGAGGCCGTCGACCGGCGTCCGGACCGGGTCCGGCGGGCCGTCTACGTCGACAGCGGCCCCCTCGAGGACGGCGCCGTCCTGGCCCTCGACCTGCCCGCCGACGCCCCCGGGATCCCGCTGCCGTCGTGGGAGGAGCTCGCCGCGGCCGGCTCGAGCCTCGACGGCATCGACGCCGACGGCCTCGCCCGGTTCCGCGCCCGGGCCGTGCCGCACCCCGGTGGCGTCGCGCGCGGCGCCGTGCACGTCTCCGACCCGCGCCGGTTCGACGTCCCCGTGACGGCCGTGTGCACGAGCCTGCCCTCCGAGGTGCTGCGGACGATGGTCGACGGAGGGCCGCCGCTGCACACCGAGCTCGGCCGCTACGACGTCACCTACGTCGACCTGCCGACGGGGCACTGGCCGATGTTCTCCCGCCCGGGCGACCTGGCCGCCGTCCTCGTGGACGCCGCCCGCGCCTGA